A window of the Lactuca sativa cultivar Salinas chromosome 7, Lsat_Salinas_v11, whole genome shotgun sequence genome harbors these coding sequences:
- the LOC111902820 gene encoding putative BPI/LBP family protein At1g04970 isoform X2: protein MPPPTIYLLLIFSLLIPPHPTTADQSFISSLITQNGLDFVKNLLISKAIPTLTSTRIPKIEKTVRIPVIGKVHIVLSDITINRVNVGLSNIKPDATGVTIFGSDVTCDLSTKWHYAYGTWVGPISISDSGTARVKVIGMETSIKLGLHNQEGSLNLFVMECNCHMNDISIDLNGGASWLYQGVVDAFEEPIRSEVSKEIIKKLKAGVLKLGSVVQSLPKLISVDNIASLNTTFVNDPFLSDNSLGFGINGLFVDSRKGNYLYGKKLQPPVSCSDPQKMVGIALDEAVFNSGFALYYNAIFMRWIVDKVPEQNLLNTAGWRFVVPQLYKKYPNADMNLEISLSDPPIMHVSSQIIDATIYADLIIDVLQLDDRIPVACISLEMAGVGSVQITKNNLTGHLKLDDFTMSLKWSKIGTLHMFLIQPVMWTIIETVFVPYINARLGTGFPLPIFRGINLQNAEILFKDSRITICSDFSYKEPFDQSHTLVYTS from the exons ATGCCACCACCAACTATATATCTACTCCTCATATTCTCTCTCCTTATTCCGCCGCATCCAACCACCGCCGATCAATCATTCATCTCATCGCTCATAACTCAAAACGGCCTCGATTTCGTCAAGAATTTACTCATTTCGAAAGCGATTCCTACACTCACATCCACTCGGATACCCAAAATCGAAAAGACTGTTAGAATCCCTGTAATTGGTAAAGTGCATATCGTTCTATCAGACATCACTATTAATCGGGTCAATGTCGGGTTATCGAATATCAAACCCGATGCCACCGGTGTTACAATTTTCGGGTCGGATGTGACATGCGATTTGAGTACGAAATGGCATTATGCTTATGGCACTTGGGTTGGCCCAATTTCGATTTCGGATAGTGGAACTGCTCGTGTTAAG GTTATTGGCATGGAAACGAGTATAAAGTTAGGGTTACATAATCAAGAAGGATCTTTAAATCTTTTTGTCATGGAATGTAATTGTCATATGAACGATATCTCCATAGACCTAAATGGAGGTGCATCTTGGCTCTATCAAGG GGTTGTGGATGCTTTTGAAGAGCCAATAAGGTCGGAAGTCTCAAAGGAAATTATCAAGAAACTAAAGGCGGGAGTTTTAAAGCTTGGATCGGTTGTGCAATCACTTCCAAAACTAATTTCGGTTGATAATATTGCCTCGTTGAATACTACATTTGTTAACGACCCTTTTTTGAGTGACAATTCATTAGGGTTTGGGATAAATGGGTTATTTGTAGACTCTAGAAAAGGAAATTATTTATATGGGAAAAAGTTGCAACCACCGGTTTCTTGTTCGGATCCTCAAAAAATGGTTGGAATTGCATTAGATGAAGCGGTTTTCAACTCAGGATTTGCGTTGTACTACAAT GCTATATTTATGCGATGGATTGTGGATAAAGTCCCCGAACAAAATCTTTTAAACACAGCAGGATGGAGATTTGTAGTCCCTCAACTTTACAAAAAATACCCAAATGCAGATATGAACTTGGAAATCTCTCTTTCTGATCCTCCAATTATGCATGTATCAAGCCAAATTATCGATGCAACCATTTATGCTGATTTGATCATTGATGTTCTTCAATTAGATGACAGGATACCCGTTGCTTGTATTTCATTG GAAATGGCGGGTGTGGGTTCGGtgcaaattaccaaaaataaccTTACGGGTCATTTGAAACTAGATGATTTCACCATGTCATTGAAATGGAGCAAAATTGGGACCTTGCACATGTTTCTAATTCAG CCTGTGATGTGGACGATTATTGAAACGGTTTTTGTGCCTTACATAAATGCACGCCTTGGAACGGGATTTCCTTTGCCTATATTTCGTGGGATTAACCTTCAAAATGCTGAGATATTATTCAAGGATTCAAGAATCACAATTTGTAGCGACTTCAGTTATAAAGAACCCTTTGATCAAAGCCATACACTTGTTTACACTTCGTAG
- the LOC111902820 gene encoding putative BPI/LBP family protein At1g04970 isoform X1 — MPPPTIYLLLIFSLLIPPHPTTADQSFISSLITQNGLDFVKNLLISKAIPTLTSTRIPKIEKTVRIPVIGKVHIVLSDITINRVNVGLSNIKPDATGVTIFGSDVTCDLSTKWHYAYGTWVGPISISDSGTARVKVIGMETSIKLGLHNQEGSLNLFVMECNCHMNDISIDLNGGASWLYQGVVDAFEEPIRSEVSKEIIKKLKAGVLKLGSVVQSLPKLISVDNIASLNTTFVNDPFLSDNSLGFGINGLFVDSRKGNYLYGKKLQPPVSCSDPQKMVGIALDEAVFNSGFALYYNVTPQILYLFVFINPHLLHMTDENRLYCAIFMRWIVDKVPEQNLLNTAGWRFVVPQLYKKYPNADMNLEISLSDPPIMHVSSQIIDATIYADLIIDVLQLDDRIPVACISLEMAGVGSVQITKNNLTGHLKLDDFTMSLKWSKIGTLHMFLIQPVMWTIIETVFVPYINARLGTGFPLPIFRGINLQNAEILFKDSRITICSDFSYKEPFDQSHTLVYTS, encoded by the exons ATGCCACCACCAACTATATATCTACTCCTCATATTCTCTCTCCTTATTCCGCCGCATCCAACCACCGCCGATCAATCATTCATCTCATCGCTCATAACTCAAAACGGCCTCGATTTCGTCAAGAATTTACTCATTTCGAAAGCGATTCCTACACTCACATCCACTCGGATACCCAAAATCGAAAAGACTGTTAGAATCCCTGTAATTGGTAAAGTGCATATCGTTCTATCAGACATCACTATTAATCGGGTCAATGTCGGGTTATCGAATATCAAACCCGATGCCACCGGTGTTACAATTTTCGGGTCGGATGTGACATGCGATTTGAGTACGAAATGGCATTATGCTTATGGCACTTGGGTTGGCCCAATTTCGATTTCGGATAGTGGAACTGCTCGTGTTAAG GTTATTGGCATGGAAACGAGTATAAAGTTAGGGTTACATAATCAAGAAGGATCTTTAAATCTTTTTGTCATGGAATGTAATTGTCATATGAACGATATCTCCATAGACCTAAATGGAGGTGCATCTTGGCTCTATCAAGG GGTTGTGGATGCTTTTGAAGAGCCAATAAGGTCGGAAGTCTCAAAGGAAATTATCAAGAAACTAAAGGCGGGAGTTTTAAAGCTTGGATCGGTTGTGCAATCACTTCCAAAACTAATTTCGGTTGATAATATTGCCTCGTTGAATACTACATTTGTTAACGACCCTTTTTTGAGTGACAATTCATTAGGGTTTGGGATAAATGGGTTATTTGTAGACTCTAGAAAAGGAAATTATTTATATGGGAAAAAGTTGCAACCACCGGTTTCTTGTTCGGATCCTCAAAAAATGGTTGGAATTGCATTAGATGAAGCGGTTTTCAACTCAGGATTTGCGTTGTACTACAATGTGACTCCTCAAATCCTCTATTTGTTCGTATTCATTAATCCCCATTTGTTACATATGACAGATGAGAACAGGTTGTACTGT GCTATATTTATGCGATGGATTGTGGATAAAGTCCCCGAACAAAATCTTTTAAACACAGCAGGATGGAGATTTGTAGTCCCTCAACTTTACAAAAAATACCCAAATGCAGATATGAACTTGGAAATCTCTCTTTCTGATCCTCCAATTATGCATGTATCAAGCCAAATTATCGATGCAACCATTTATGCTGATTTGATCATTGATGTTCTTCAATTAGATGACAGGATACCCGTTGCTTGTATTTCATTG GAAATGGCGGGTGTGGGTTCGGtgcaaattaccaaaaataaccTTACGGGTCATTTGAAACTAGATGATTTCACCATGTCATTGAAATGGAGCAAAATTGGGACCTTGCACATGTTTCTAATTCAG CCTGTGATGTGGACGATTATTGAAACGGTTTTTGTGCCTTACATAAATGCACGCCTTGGAACGGGATTTCCTTTGCCTATATTTCGTGGGATTAACCTTCAAAATGCTGAGATATTATTCAAGGATTCAAGAATCACAATTTGTAGCGACTTCAGTTATAAAGAACCCTTTGATCAAAGCCATACACTTGTTTACACTTCGTAG